The Fictibacillus arsenicus genome contains a region encoding:
- a CDS encoding alpha/beta hydrolase, whose product MTEKYPVMEEAQPIYLEGNKVGILISHGFTGSTQSMRPLGKAFAKAGYTVCGPRLKGHGTHYEDMEMTTHEDWIASIEEGYQWLKERCDTIFVTGLSMGGTLTLFLAEKYPEIMAVIPINAAIEIPDMEAMQLSNDRFLDAIGSDIKDPEVTELAYEKTPVRSVIEIVELMKNVKDNLHSITCPALILVSTEDHVVPPDNSQVIYDQISSSEKQIVQLKNSYHVATLDYDQQLIIDETLRFIEKVLNKAKV is encoded by the coding sequence ATGACAGAGAAGTATCCAGTTATGGAAGAAGCTCAACCTATTTACTTAGAAGGGAACAAGGTGGGAATATTGATTTCTCACGGTTTTACTGGTTCAACCCAAAGTATGCGCCCGCTCGGTAAGGCATTTGCAAAAGCAGGATACACCGTTTGCGGCCCAAGGCTTAAGGGGCATGGAACTCACTATGAGGACATGGAAATGACAACACATGAAGATTGGATCGCTTCCATTGAAGAAGGCTATCAGTGGCTGAAAGAGCGTTGCGACACTATTTTTGTCACCGGTCTTTCCATGGGTGGAACACTTACGTTATTTTTAGCAGAAAAATATCCCGAAATCATGGCAGTTATTCCGATAAACGCAGCGATCGAAATTCCCGACATGGAAGCAATGCAACTATCTAATGACCGATTTTTGGATGCAATCGGATCTGATATAAAAGATCCGGAAGTAACTGAACTGGCGTACGAAAAGACCCCAGTTCGATCCGTGATAGAAATTGTGGAGTTGATGAAAAACGTAAAAGACAATCTTCATTCTATCACATGCCCAGCATTGATTTTGGTATCAACCGAAGATCATGTTGTTCCGCCTGATAACTCTCAAGTCATTTATGATCAAATTTCATCCTCCGAAAAACAGATTGTACAATTGAAAAATAGCTATCATGTTGCAACACTTGATTACGATCAGCAGCTCATCATCGATGAAACACTAAGATTTATCGAAAAGGTTCTTAACAAGGCAAAAGTGTAA
- a CDS encoding dienelactone hydrolase family protein — protein sequence MAEVLLLHHVLGRTKGIEAIADQLRDAGHTVHVPDLFDGRMFSTLEEGLVFVKEIGFEEVTARGVRAASELSRDVVYAGFSLGVPAAQQLAQTREGARGALFFHACLPTSAFESQWPADLPVQIHAMSADPFFVEDGDINAARELVASDNHAELFLYEGKEHLFTDSSLPSYDADATKLVIKRVLDFLE from the coding sequence ATGGCAGAAGTTTTGTTGTTACACCATGTTTTAGGCCGAACGAAGGGGATTGAAGCAATCGCCGATCAACTGAGAGATGCGGGACATACTGTACACGTGCCAGATTTATTTGACGGCCGCATGTTTTCCACGCTGGAGGAAGGCTTGGTGTTTGTTAAGGAAATAGGATTTGAAGAAGTGACGGCGCGCGGCGTTCGGGCAGCCAGCGAGCTTTCACGCGATGTCGTCTATGCTGGTTTTTCACTCGGTGTCCCGGCAGCACAGCAGCTCGCTCAAACTCGTGAAGGCGCAAGAGGCGCACTGTTTTTTCATGCCTGCCTCCCGACCTCGGCGTTCGAATCTCAGTGGCCGGCCGACTTGCCTGTGCAAATTCACGCCATGAGTGCAGATCCTTTTTTCGTTGAAGACGGCGACATCAACGCGGCCCGTGAGCTTGTGGCGTCGGACAATCACGCTGAACTTTTTCTGTACGAAGGCAAGGAACATCTCTTCACCGACAGCAGTTTACCATCTTACGATGCTGACGCGACGAAACTTGTGATCAAGCGGGTTCTCGACTTTCTCGAGTAG
- a CDS encoding YciI family protein codes for MLFMLIVKASKNSEGGNRPSSELNEAMRKYNEELVKAGVRVAAKGLHPSSNGIRISYPKPGEKPVVTDGPFTETKELIAGFILIDVKSREEAIEWAMRMPDPMGHGEGQIELRQVYEAPELTEMLAKEAELHEKSE; via the coding sequence ATGCTATTTATGCTGATTGTCAAAGCCTCGAAGAATTCGGAAGGCGGAAATCGCCCGAGCTCAGAGCTCAATGAAGCCATGAGGAAGTACAATGAGGAATTAGTTAAGGCAGGCGTGCGGGTTGCGGCTAAAGGACTTCATCCAAGTTCAAATGGAATTCGCATTTCGTATCCTAAACCAGGGGAAAAGCCGGTGGTTACGGATGGCCCATTTACGGAAACGAAAGAATTGATTGCCGGGTTCATTCTGATTGATGTGAAATCGAGGGAAGAAGCCATCGAGTGGGCCATGCGGATGCCGGACCCGATGGGACATGGGGAAGGTCAGATTGAATTGCGTCAAGTATATGAGGCGCCGGAGCTGACCGAAATGTTGGCAAAAGAAGCTGAATTACACGAGAAATCAGAGTAA
- a CDS encoding RNA polymerase sigma factor, which yields MTTYRTHRTIEGIWTVESARIIAGVARIIQDVSIAEDLAQDTLAIALEKWPELGIPEKPGAWLMTVAKRRAINLLRRNKLRDQKYEEIGRNMEFKIKTDYDSIDEEINDDLLRLIFTTCHPVLSREARVALTLKLLCGLKTDEIAQAFLVSESTIAQRIVRAKRTLSASKVPFEVPCGLELSHRMSSVLDVIYLMFNEGYAATGGENWIRPTLCSEAIRLGRILAEILPEESEVHGLIALMEIQASRFKARIGQSGEPILLQDQNRALWDDLLIHRGCSALKRIEQIGGAYGPYSLQACIAACHAKARTASETDWQEISALYDALAQVAPSPIVELNRAVAISMAYGPVAGLEIVNALEDEPSLKKYHLLPAVRGDLLAKLERNEEACAEFKLAASLTQNEQERALLLKRAADYV from the coding sequence GTGACAACCTATAGAACCCATCGTACCATTGAAGGAATCTGGACCGTCGAATCAGCCAGAATTATAGCCGGTGTTGCCCGAATTATTCAAGATGTCAGTATTGCAGAGGATTTAGCGCAAGATACGTTGGCCATTGCACTTGAAAAATGGCCGGAGTTAGGCATACCGGAAAAACCGGGAGCCTGGCTCATGACTGTTGCTAAACGTCGGGCGATTAATCTTCTGCGTCGAAACAAATTACGTGATCAAAAATATGAGGAAATCGGCCGCAACATGGAATTCAAAATAAAAACGGATTATGATTCAATTGATGAGGAGATCAATGACGATCTCCTGCGTCTTATCTTCACCACTTGTCATCCGGTACTTTCCAGGGAAGCTCGAGTCGCTCTAACGCTTAAATTGTTATGCGGCTTAAAGACAGATGAAATTGCGCAAGCTTTTCTTGTGTCTGAATCAACCATTGCACAACGAATCGTCAGAGCTAAGCGTACACTTTCTGCTTCAAAGGTACCTTTTGAAGTTCCCTGTGGACTTGAGCTTTCCCACCGGATGTCATCAGTTCTGGATGTGATCTATCTCATGTTTAATGAAGGATATGCCGCAACTGGTGGTGAGAACTGGATTCGTCCAACGCTGTGCAGTGAAGCCATTCGTCTTGGCCGGATTCTGGCGGAAATTCTCCCTGAGGAATCGGAAGTACACGGCCTGATTGCTCTCATGGAAATCCAGGCGTCACGTTTCAAAGCGCGCATTGGCCAATCGGGAGAGCCGATATTGCTTCAGGATCAGAATCGGGCTCTTTGGGATGATCTTTTGATTCACCGCGGCTGTTCGGCGCTTAAGCGGATTGAGCAAATCGGCGGTGCCTATGGTCCGTACTCACTGCAAGCATGTATAGCTGCTTGTCACGCCAAGGCACGAACGGCATCGGAAACGGATTGGCAAGAAATTTCCGCACTATACGATGCCCTTGCTCAGGTGGCACCATCTCCCATAGTGGAATTGAACCGCGCTGTTGCTATTTCCATGGCTTATGGACCGGTCGCTGGGCTGGAGATCGTGAATGCATTGGAAGACGAACCATCCTTGAAAAAGTATCACTTATTGCCAGCGGTTCGTGGCGACTTGCTTGCAAAGCTGGAGAGAAATGAGGAAGCATGCGCTGAGTTCAAGCTTGCAGCATCGCTTACACAGAATGAACAAGAGCGTGCCTTGCTTCTAAAGCGGGCAGCCGATTACGTTTAA
- the topB gene encoding type IA DNA topoisomerase — translation MSKVVILAEKPSQAKAYSDAFSIKKKDKSFIELNPCSIFPNGAVITWGIGHLVELKQPKEYKPEWGTWRLSSLPILPERYEFKVASGKYEQFNAVKRLFKEADIIINGCDVDREGSNIFYSIYHMTGVRGKIIKRLWINSLEVEEVQKGFSNLHDNEKDLLLYSEAKTRQISDWLVGMNGSRLYTLLLQQKGLMDSLSIGRVQSPTTYLIYQRHLEIENFVPKPFYEIEGNFTAANGKYKGKAKIKSEKQEEVQQLLNQHNITGKDTGIIKAVSKKEMRIKSPKLHALSTLQATANKRWKYSPKKVLDTVQKLYDKKILSYPRTDTQYITENEFAYLSANLESYQDLIENRFTTASKWPSKRYVDGSKVQEHYAIVPTKKVPTRAKIQVLSTEERNIYFEVLNTTLAMFHHDYVYEETKVTTDVNGLDFETVGKTEISKGWKELFNHGSKDSSAKKDEASTQALPKLEKGEKVKSVVKMKEGMTTPPKPYTEGQLIFMMKTCGKSVENEEEMEILNEVEGLGTEATRSGIIETIKKHQYIEVRKNIVHITEKGKILCQSIEGNLLSSPSMTAKWETYLKKIGNGNGTPQAFLGSITKFLYKLIEEVPGQLNAESIQQNIDVVKKVNQNPIALCPRCKKGSISVNRSYYSCSEYANGCKQTFPGKLLSKNITEKQVKDLCTKGKTNVIKGFKPKAKEKRKFDAMLILKNDLTIGFEFPKKQFAKK, via the coding sequence ATGAGCAAAGTCGTCATTCTAGCAGAAAAACCATCACAAGCTAAGGCTTATTCAGACGCCTTTTCTATAAAAAAGAAAGATAAATCGTTTATTGAGTTAAATCCATGCAGCATATTTCCAAATGGCGCAGTGATAACATGGGGAATTGGTCATTTGGTAGAGCTGAAGCAACCTAAAGAATATAAGCCAGAGTGGGGAACTTGGCGATTATCTTCATTACCGATCTTGCCTGAACGTTATGAATTTAAAGTAGCTTCAGGAAAATATGAACAGTTTAACGCGGTAAAACGGTTATTTAAAGAAGCTGACATTATCATTAACGGTTGTGATGTTGATCGTGAGGGTTCGAACATCTTTTATTCGATTTACCATATGACAGGTGTGAGAGGCAAAATCATTAAACGGCTTTGGATTAACTCTCTAGAAGTGGAAGAGGTTCAAAAAGGGTTTTCTAACCTTCATGATAACGAGAAGGATTTATTGCTTTATTCTGAAGCAAAAACACGTCAAATCTCAGATTGGCTCGTTGGTATGAACGGAAGTCGTTTATATACTTTACTTTTACAGCAAAAGGGGCTTATGGATAGCTTGAGCATTGGCAGGGTGCAGTCGCCAACAACGTACTTGATCTACCAAAGACACCTCGAGATCGAGAATTTTGTTCCAAAACCTTTTTATGAAATTGAAGGGAACTTTACAGCAGCAAACGGAAAGTATAAAGGCAAAGCAAAAATTAAAAGTGAAAAACAAGAAGAAGTTCAACAGCTGTTAAATCAGCACAATATTACTGGAAAAGATACGGGCATCATTAAAGCCGTGTCAAAAAAGGAAATGCGAATCAAATCACCTAAGCTGCACGCTCTCTCCACTTTGCAAGCAACAGCAAATAAACGGTGGAAATACAGTCCGAAGAAGGTTCTTGATACGGTTCAGAAATTGTACGATAAGAAAATTCTATCCTACCCAAGAACAGACACGCAGTACATAACGGAAAATGAGTTTGCCTATCTATCTGCTAATCTTGAAAGCTATCAAGATCTCATTGAGAACCGTTTTACCACAGCTTCTAAATGGCCTAGTAAAAGGTATGTGGATGGATCAAAGGTACAAGAACACTATGCGATTGTTCCGACAAAAAAGGTTCCAACGCGTGCAAAAATTCAAGTGTTATCAACAGAAGAGAGAAACATTTACTTTGAAGTATTAAACACAACCTTAGCTATGTTTCATCATGATTATGTGTATGAAGAAACAAAAGTAACAACGGATGTGAACGGTTTAGACTTTGAGACGGTAGGAAAAACAGAAATCAGCAAAGGTTGGAAGGAACTGTTTAATCATGGTTCAAAAGACAGCTCAGCTAAGAAAGATGAAGCTTCTACACAAGCTCTGCCTAAACTTGAAAAAGGGGAAAAAGTGAAGAGTGTCGTCAAAATGAAAGAAGGAATGACAACCCCTCCGAAACCCTACACGGAAGGTCAACTGATTTTCATGATGAAAACGTGTGGAAAATCGGTTGAAAATGAAGAAGAAATGGAAATATTAAATGAAGTAGAAGGCTTAGGTACTGAAGCTACAAGAAGTGGAATCATCGAAACCATAAAAAAACACCAATACATCGAAGTTAGAAAGAACATAGTTCATATTACCGAAAAAGGGAAGATTTTATGTCAGTCGATAGAAGGTAACCTGCTTTCCAGCCCTTCTATGACGGCCAAATGGGAAACATATCTAAAGAAAATCGGAAACGGAAACGGTACACCTCAAGCCTTTTTAGGAAGTATAACAAAATTCCTATATAAGTTAATTGAAGAAGTACCTGGACAACTGAATGCAGAATCAATCCAGCAAAATATTGATGTGGTTAAGAAAGTGAATCAGAATCCGATCGCTCTATGTCCTCGTTGTAAAAAAGGAAGCATCAGCGTGAATCGTTCATACTATAGCTGCTCAGAATATGCGAATGGTTGCAAACAAACCTTTCCAGGAAAATTACTTAGTAAAAATATTACTGAGAAACAGGTGAAGGATTTGTGCACGAAAGGCAAAACAAATGTCATTAAAGGATTCAAGCCAAAAGCGAAAGAGAAGAGAAAGTTCGATGCTATGCTCATATTAAAGAATGATTTAACGATAGGTTTTGAGTTTCCTAAAAAGCAATTTGCTAAGAAATGA
- a CDS encoding VOC family protein produces MKINRIDHVSINVNDLSKAKEFFLDLGLEVKAEWEIEGEQLDRIVGLKNVKTTCVGLGMPDGSAWIELVKFYTPSDEIDIQQTFANTLGIRHICFAVEDIEAIIAKLKKKGTEIFSEILQYEESYKLCYVRGPEGIILELAEKIR; encoded by the coding sequence ATGAAGATCAATAGAATAGATCATGTGAGTATTAACGTAAACGATCTTTCAAAGGCTAAAGAGTTTTTTCTTGATTTAGGACTTGAAGTGAAAGCCGAATGGGAAATAGAAGGAGAACAGTTGGACAGAATAGTTGGGCTTAAAAATGTTAAAACGACATGTGTAGGGTTGGGGATGCCAGATGGTTCAGCATGGATAGAACTAGTCAAATTTTATACGCCGTCTGATGAAATAGATATTCAGCAAACTTTTGCAAATACGCTGGGTATCCGACATATTTGCTTTGCTGTTGAAGATATTGAAGCTATTATTGCAAAGTTGAAAAAGAAGGGGACGGAAATCTTTAGTGAGATTTTGCAATATGAAGAAAGTTATAAGTTATGCTACGTTCGTGGTCCAGAGGGAATTATTTTAGAGTTGGCGGAGAAAATCAGATAA
- a CDS encoding GNAT family N-acetyltransferase yields the protein MNPLLLDIPLQLETERLILRAPHQTGDGEIVYEAIRDSFYELKAWLSLFQETPTVEEAEIMLRNAHINFLKRESFRFLIFDKGGGKDLIGTASLHRIDWDIPKCEMGYWINTKYSGNGYMTEAVKELANFGLNHLAFKRIEIRCESRNFKSRFIPEKLGFILEGTLRNEDLSADGSKLTDTCIYSKIN from the coding sequence ATGAACCCTTTGTTATTAGATATTCCTTTACAATTAGAAACTGAAAGGCTAATTCTTCGAGCACCACATCAAACTGGAGACGGAGAAATTGTGTATGAAGCAATTAGAGATTCCTTTTATGAATTAAAAGCGTGGTTGTCACTTTTCCAAGAAACTCCTACTGTTGAAGAAGCAGAGATCATGTTAAGGAATGCTCATATAAATTTTTTAAAAAGGGAAAGTTTTCGTTTTCTTATCTTTGATAAAGGTGGCGGCAAGGACTTAATTGGAACGGCGAGCCTTCATAGGATTGACTGGGACATTCCAAAATGTGAAATGGGATACTGGATTAATACAAAATATAGCGGTAATGGATATATGACGGAAGCAGTAAAGGAGTTAGCTAACTTCGGATTAAATCACCTCGCATTTAAGAGAATTGAAATAAGATGCGAATCAAGAAACTTTAAGAGTCGCTTTATACCGGAAAAACTTGGTTTTATATTGGAAGGTACTTTAAGGAATGAGGATCTATCCGCAGATGGCAGCAAGCTGACTGACACTTGTATTTATTCTAAAATAAATTAA
- the istA gene encoding IS21 family transposase, producing MITRGDFFMIKDMFKRGMSISSIARELELDRGTVRKYVNASAAPSKQNRKKLKSKLDPYKEYLHQRMLEDGVYNGERLLDEIRQLGYTGGKTILKDYIKPFRDKERKKYSVRYETLPGEQMQVDWKEIGEIILGGERIKLSMFVATLGYSRMKYAEFTISQDQEHVLQCLINSFKYFGGVPQKVLFDNMRTVTDGRDQGLVKWNARFAEFAAYYDFIPKACRPYRAKTKGKVERAIQYITNNFYVGTTFDSIEDLNCQVERWLDRIGNRKKNDTTGISPQERWSEEKLGSLQKLDYDTSYRVYRKTHFDSTLSYKGHKWLLPKEFAIKEILVKESLSGVMCFYYQGEEITAIQTSASVISLADQIKKKQSAVVAAPHSVPTIPVNTRSLTVYDDLVRGES from the coding sequence ATGATTACCAGAGGGGATTTTTTTATGATTAAAGATATGTTTAAAAGAGGAATGTCTATTTCATCAATTGCTAGAGAACTAGAACTTGATCGTGGAACAGTGAGGAAGTATGTAAACGCCTCTGCAGCTCCTTCGAAGCAAAACCGCAAAAAGTTAAAAAGCAAACTGGATCCTTATAAAGAATATCTTCATCAAAGAATGTTGGAGGATGGTGTATATAATGGTGAACGTTTATTAGACGAAATCAGACAGTTGGGATATACCGGTGGAAAGACCATTTTGAAGGACTACATAAAACCCTTTCGAGATAAGGAGAGAAAAAAGTATTCGGTACGTTATGAAACGTTACCAGGTGAACAAATGCAAGTGGACTGGAAAGAGATCGGGGAAATCATTCTCGGTGGTGAAAGAATTAAGCTGTCTATGTTTGTCGCAACACTAGGCTATTCCAGAATGAAATATGCGGAGTTTACGATATCACAAGATCAAGAACATGTTCTACAGTGCTTGATTAATAGCTTTAAATATTTCGGCGGTGTTCCTCAGAAGGTGCTGTTTGATAATATGCGCACAGTAACTGATGGACGAGACCAAGGACTTGTGAAATGGAATGCTAGGTTTGCCGAGTTCGCAGCTTACTACGATTTTATTCCAAAAGCTTGTAGGCCCTACCGGGCTAAAACGAAAGGAAAAGTGGAACGAGCCATTCAGTATATAACGAACAATTTTTATGTCGGAACCACTTTTGATTCCATTGAAGATTTAAATTGTCAGGTAGAACGTTGGCTAGACCGGATTGGCAATCGTAAAAAGAATGATACCACAGGGATTTCACCACAGGAGCGATGGTCTGAAGAAAAGCTGGGTTCTCTACAAAAGCTTGATTATGATACAAGTTATCGTGTTTATCGGAAAACACATTTTGATAGTACTTTGTCTTATAAAGGTCATAAATGGCTGCTTCCAAAAGAATTTGCAATAAAAGAAATTCTAGTGAAAGAATCGCTATCTGGAGTGATGTGTTTCTATTATCAAGGTGAAGAAATTACGGCCATACAAACATCTGCATCTGTTATTTCTTTAGCAGACCAAATAAAAAAGAAACAGAGTGCCGTGGTTGCCGCCCCGCATTCTGTTCCCACAATACCGGTAAACACTCGTTCTCTCACCGTTTATGACGACCTCGTGAGAGGTGAATCATGA
- the istB gene encoding IS21-like element helper ATPase IstB: MNENMNEYCRKLNLSVIAEQWSAIADQAAKNNVPYSSFLFSLLEAEVIERHQRTTKTLIKLSKLPFRKTLDEFDFTVQPSIDERRVKELMTLSFLKNHENPIFLGPPGIGKTHLAVSIGLQAISHGYKTYFISAHDLVSQLRKADLDQKLEKKLRSFVKPSLLIIDEMGYMKLDNHSAHYLFQVIARRYERGSIILTSNKSFGEWGDIIGDPVIATAMLDRLLHHSRIYNLNGESYRMKEKKLQNEKQKGS, translated from the coding sequence ATGAACGAAAACATGAATGAGTATTGCCGAAAGCTAAACTTGTCTGTTATCGCTGAACAATGGTCAGCGATTGCCGATCAAGCAGCTAAAAATAATGTACCATATTCTTCGTTTCTCTTCAGCCTTTTAGAAGCAGAAGTCATTGAAAGACATCAAAGAACGACCAAAACACTTATTAAGCTTTCGAAACTTCCGTTCCGAAAGACACTAGATGAATTTGATTTTACGGTTCAGCCCTCTATTGATGAACGGCGAGTAAAGGAATTAATGACCTTGTCCTTCTTAAAGAACCATGAGAATCCTATCTTCTTAGGCCCACCCGGAATTGGAAAAACACATCTAGCTGTTTCCATCGGACTGCAAGCCATCTCTCATGGATATAAAACATATTTTATTTCAGCTCATGATCTTGTATCGCAATTAAGGAAAGCAGACCTTGATCAAAAGCTAGAAAAGAAACTTCGATCTTTTGTAAAACCAAGCCTACTCATCATAGACGAGATGGGCTATATGAAACTTGATAACCACAGTGCTCATTACTTGTTCCAAGTGATTGCACGGCGTTACGAAAGAGGGTCAATTATTCTTACATCCAACAAATCATTTGGTGAATGGGGGGATATCATCGGGGATCCAGTTATTGCGACTGCCATGTTAGATCGACTTTTACATCACTCACGCATATACAACTTAAATGGAGAAAGTTATCGGATGAAAGAAAAGAAGTTACAGAACGAAAAACAGAAGGGTTCGTAA
- the lexA gene encoding transcriptional repressor LexA: MTKLSRRQLDILAFIKEEVSQKGYPPSVREIGEAVGLASSSTVHGHLARLEKKGLIRRDPTKPRAIEVLGLEDNIPSVRSVSIPVIGKVTAGLPISAVENVEEYFPLPEHVVGDENVFMLSVVGDSMIEAGIFNKDLVVVKQQPTANNGDIIVAMTDEDEATVKRFFKEKNHIRLQPENSSMEPIILQSCTILGKVIGVYRSIH, from the coding sequence ATGACTAAGTTATCCAGACGGCAATTGGATATTCTGGCTTTTATAAAAGAAGAAGTATCGCAAAAAGGCTATCCGCCTTCCGTTAGAGAAATTGGTGAAGCCGTTGGACTTGCTTCGAGTTCTACTGTTCATGGACATTTAGCAAGACTTGAGAAAAAGGGGCTAATACGCAGGGATCCAACTAAGCCAAGAGCAATCGAGGTATTAGGTTTAGAAGATAATATTCCTTCTGTCAGATCTGTATCGATTCCGGTAATCGGTAAAGTAACTGCAGGGCTTCCTATAAGCGCTGTTGAAAATGTTGAAGAATATTTCCCTCTTCCCGAACATGTTGTTGGAGACGAAAATGTCTTTATGCTTTCCGTTGTTGGAGACAGTATGATCGAAGCGGGAATTTTTAATAAAGACTTAGTTGTTGTAAAACAGCAGCCAACAGCAAATAATGGAGATATTATCGTTGCAATGACTGACGAAGATGAAGCAACTGTAAAACGATTCTTTAAAGAAAAGAATCATATCAGGCTTCAGCCAGAGAACTCTTCTATGGAGCCTATTATTCTGCAGAGCTGTACAATCTTAGGTAAAGTAATAGGTGTTTACAGAAGCATTCATTAA
- the yneA gene encoding cell division suppressor protein YneA, which translates to MKQGTLHVIVFLGLVGGIFFTLSNLASQDKQYIEVTIEEGESLWSLSEEYNAKHHYSNWEFIKWVEQKNSVNAAAVFPGQKVIIPVNK; encoded by the coding sequence ATGAAACAAGGGACGTTGCATGTTATTGTATTTTTAGGTTTAGTAGGGGGAATCTTTTTTACATTATCAAATCTTGCATCACAGGATAAACAATATATAGAAGTTACAATTGAAGAAGGGGAGTCATTATGGAGTCTTTCTGAAGAATATAATGCTAAACATCATTATTCCAACTGGGAATTCATCAAATGGGTAGAACAAAAGAACAGTGTAAACGCGGCGGCTGTATTTCCAGGCCAGAAAGTAATAATCCCGGTTAATAAATAA
- a CDS encoding YneB family resolvase-like protein: MKAIIYCRVSTEKDEQTTSIERQKAELSKLADQFNLEVINCISEKASGYSLERNELLSVLDMARDGEFQYLLVQDDTRLGRGKAKMAILHQLIKYNIKVFTLSHNGEYTLTEADEMVLDIVSTVEEYQRKLHNMKIKRGMKKAVKDGYKPQKNLKNKTYGGREKKEVPIHEIVRLKEMKLTFHDIAATLRGLGYNISKATVHRRYREYMQNTDN, from the coding sequence ATGAAAGCTATCATTTATTGCAGAGTCAGTACAGAAAAAGATGAACAAACCACATCAATCGAAAGACAAAAAGCAGAGCTGTCGAAACTGGCAGATCAATTTAATCTAGAAGTAATTAATTGTATATCAGAAAAGGCTAGCGGCTACTCACTGGAACGTAACGAGCTATTGAGTGTATTGGATATGGCAAGGGATGGTGAGTTTCAGTATCTCCTTGTTCAGGATGATACTCGTTTAGGAAGAGGCAAGGCTAAGATGGCAATTCTCCATCAATTAATTAAATACAATATAAAAGTATTTACATTATCACATAACGGAGAATACACTTTAACTGAAGCAGATGAAATGGTTCTGGATATTGTCTCAACAGTTGAGGAATATCAGCGAAAGCTCCATAATATGAAAATCAAAAGAGGTATGAAAAAAGCGGTAAAAGATGGCTATAAACCTCAGAAAAATCTGAAGAACAAAACTTATGGAGGCCGTGAAAAGAAAGAAGTACCTATACACGAAATAGTCCGGCTAAAAGAAATGAAGCTTACTTTTCATGATATTGCTGCCACACTCAGGGGGCTAGGTTATAACATTTCAAAAGCCACTGTTCATCGAAGATACAGAGAATATATGCAAAATACGGATAACTAG
- a CDS encoding DUF896 domain-containing protein, translating into MLSKDKMQRINELSRKSKQTELSKEEKVEQKKLREEYLKVFRKSFVQDLHGVTFVDPNGNDVTPEKLKRSKDNKNNLKH; encoded by the coding sequence ATGTTATCTAAAGATAAAATGCAAAGAATAAATGAACTATCCAGAAAATCCAAGCAAACAGAATTATCAAAAGAAGAAAAGGTTGAACAAAAGAAACTGAGAGAAGAATATCTCAAAGTGTTTAGAAAATCCTTTGTTCAAGACTTGCATGGCGTTACATTTGTAGATCCAAACGGAAATGATGTAACACCTGAAAAACTAAAAAGAAGCAAAGACAATAAAAATAACCTTAAACACTAA
- a CDS encoding HesB/YadR/YfhF family protein has product MTFSITSAAANLYKDIELGAKEGLRFFVKYAGSGDSGGFSLGVTPAVPDENDYIQEVEGLRFFVKSEESWFAEDMKLDYDEKTDYFSCQIPGLA; this is encoded by the coding sequence TTGACTTTTTCAATCACGAGTGCAGCTGCTAATCTTTATAAAGATATCGAATTAGGAGCAAAAGAGGGTTTGCGTTTTTTTGTGAAGTATGCGGGAAGCGGGGATTCGGGCGGCTTTTCACTTGGTGTAACTCCTGCAGTCCCAGATGAAAATGACTACATTCAGGAAGTTGAAGGATTAAGATTTTTTGTTAAATCAGAAGAAAGCTGGTTTGCTGAAGATATGAAGCTTGATTATGACGAAAAAACGGATTATTTCTCTTGTCAGATTCCCGGTTTAGCTTAA